From the genome of Thermogutta terrifontis, one region includes:
- a CDS encoding glycoside hydrolase family 2 protein, with amino-acid sequence MLAMKLWIILNVFLLTAFGFGKEPLLGQESGDTGQFSARGPLRTRWADQVLAERPRCEHPRPQLAREDWICLNGLWDYAIQARNQLTQPSQYQGKILVPFPVESSLSGVMRPLSPAESLWYRRQFEVPESWKNKRVLLHFDGVDWETRVWLNGRSLGTHRGGYDAFCFDITELLRQDGPQELVVAVWDPTDTFWQLRGKQSLRPGGCSYSACSGIWQTVWLEAVPAAFVEDLAIRTELREGQGRVYLKVAGRMPPDHSIRLWAELRDGETSVASQVVSYQIAPAVKQNLVDFYRAESTYFSIDMQLTVDSAKPWSPEEPHLYDLLLELTDETAGTSDSVRSYVGIREVTIGQDSRGRAQLLLNGKPYVLVGALDQGYWPDGIYTAPTDEALRFDIEAAKKLGLNAVRKHVKVEPQRWYYWCDRLGLLVLQDFPSGDAGDARTDRARSPEAAAQWETEVRQILRQFGNHPSIIMWIVFNEGWGQFDTLRNAEWVKQIDPTRLVDEASGFPWHGGGDVIDSHGGVPPSDAKRISITSEDGGWGACAVGHSWNETSAWAYRTYEPQTWRPVEGMQPPLPPLTEDARDWLTRWIRRMYQAFWRQRENDGRSGYFYTQLVDVETECNGLLTYDRAIFKVKPEVLRSGVVGLCVLSGDELLSTARRGGGVWRYTTQEPSANWFQPDFDDSTWAQGTAGFGRRGTPGAIIGTEWTTKQIWLRREFHLPAEVLIRREQLRLRIHHDEDVRVYLNGVEAFRESGFLTDYDDVAITPEALAALQPGRNVIAITCQQTEGGQYIDAGLVLPSE; translated from the coding sequence ATGCTCGCAATGAAATTATGGATCATCCTGAATGTGTTCCTCCTGACGGCATTTGGATTCGGGAAGGAGCCGTTGTTGGGGCAGGAATCGGGCGACACAGGTCAGTTCTCTGCGAGGGGGCCCCTACGAACGCGGTGGGCCGACCAGGTTCTTGCGGAGCGACCGCGATGTGAGCATCCGCGACCACAGCTGGCCCGTGAGGATTGGATCTGCCTCAACGGCTTGTGGGACTACGCCATTCAGGCCCGCAACCAGCTTACTCAGCCGTCCCAATACCAGGGGAAAATCCTGGTACCGTTTCCGGTTGAGTCCTCACTTTCGGGAGTGATGCGGCCGCTCAGTCCAGCGGAGAGCCTCTGGTATCGGCGGCAGTTCGAGGTTCCCGAATCCTGGAAAAACAAGCGGGTACTGCTCCATTTCGATGGGGTGGATTGGGAAACTCGTGTATGGCTCAACGGACGGTCCCTGGGGACGCATCGTGGTGGCTACGATGCCTTCTGTTTTGATATTACCGAGTTATTGCGGCAGGATGGTCCTCAGGAATTGGTCGTGGCTGTTTGGGATCCCACTGATACGTTTTGGCAATTGCGGGGAAAACAGTCACTGCGGCCGGGAGGGTGTTCCTACTCGGCCTGCTCAGGTATCTGGCAGACGGTCTGGCTGGAAGCAGTTCCGGCCGCGTTTGTAGAAGACCTCGCGATTCGCACTGAACTCCGAGAAGGGCAGGGGAGAGTTTACCTCAAGGTGGCTGGCCGGATGCCCCCTGACCATTCGATTCGCCTGTGGGCGGAACTTCGTGATGGGGAAACGTCCGTGGCCAGTCAGGTGGTTTCCTACCAGATTGCGCCTGCCGTGAAGCAGAATCTGGTGGACTTTTACAGGGCAGAGTCGACGTATTTTAGTATCGACATGCAACTTACCGTTGATTCCGCGAAACCGTGGTCGCCGGAAGAGCCGCATCTTTACGATCTTCTGCTTGAGCTCACTGACGAGACAGCCGGGACATCGGATAGCGTACGAAGCTACGTGGGAATCCGCGAGGTGACAATCGGTCAGGATTCCAGGGGGCGTGCTCAACTTCTCCTCAATGGTAAGCCCTACGTGCTGGTCGGGGCCCTGGATCAGGGTTACTGGCCAGACGGAATCTATACCGCCCCAACCGACGAGGCTCTCCGATTTGACATCGAGGCTGCCAAAAAACTGGGACTGAACGCCGTGCGCAAGCATGTGAAGGTGGAGCCACAGCGGTGGTATTACTGGTGTGATCGGCTGGGGCTTTTGGTGCTTCAGGATTTTCCGTCTGGCGATGCGGGCGACGCCAGGACGGATCGCGCCCGCTCTCCCGAAGCAGCCGCGCAGTGGGAAACGGAAGTCCGGCAGATATTGCGACAGTTTGGCAACCATCCGTCGATCATCATGTGGATTGTCTTCAATGAAGGCTGGGGCCAGTTTGATACTCTTCGCAATGCAGAATGGGTCAAGCAGATCGATCCCACCCGATTGGTTGATGAAGCCAGTGGCTTTCCGTGGCATGGGGGTGGCGACGTCATCGATTCTCACGGCGGTGTTCCCCCCAGCGATGCAAAACGGATCAGTATCACCAGTGAAGATGGCGGATGGGGGGCTTGTGCGGTCGGGCATTCATGGAATGAGACTTCGGCCTGGGCGTACAGAACGTATGAGCCGCAGACCTGGCGGCCTGTGGAGGGAATGCAGCCGCCTTTACCACCCTTGACCGAGGATGCCCGAGATTGGCTCACAAGATGGATAAGGCGAATGTACCAGGCGTTTTGGCGCCAAAGGGAGAATGACGGACGCAGCGGCTATTTCTACACCCAGCTTGTGGATGTTGAAACCGAATGCAATGGTCTTTTGACCTACGATCGGGCGATCTTTAAAGTGAAGCCTGAAGTGCTTCGTTCTGGGGTCGTTGGTTTGTGCGTTCTGTCGGGTGATGAACTGCTTTCCACGGCTCGCCGGGGCGGTGGAGTCTGGCGTTACACCACCCAGGAGCCATCTGCCAACTGGTTTCAGCCGGACTTTGACGATAGCACTTGGGCGCAGGGAACGGCGGGTTTCGGACGTCGGGGGACTCCAGGGGCCATTATCGGAACCGAGTGGACCACCAAGCAGATTTGGCTCCGCCGCGAATTCCATTTGCCGGCAGAAGTCCTGATCCGGAGAGAGCAGCTTCGGCTACGAATCCATCATGATGAAGATGTTCGGGTATATCTCAACGGGGTCGAAGCCTTCCGTGAATCGGGATTCCTCACAGATTACGACGACGTGGCAATTACTCCGGAGGCGCTCGCAGCGTTACAACCTGGGCGAAACGTGATAGCCATTACCTGCCAGCAAACCGAGGGTGGCCAGTACATTGACGCCGGTCTTGTATTGCCATCGGAATAA
- a CDS encoding sigma factor, whose product MSAGKQGIPHEENEINQWARLAKDGTPEEREEAWRKLDSAIRKLVYDIAAKYALSPQELSELADEAPTAVYTRFNSFDPVRGNFRAWCYQVLDRWLIDEHRKKGRRRRRERTISEVFDAESRPNEGMAECPIEDHHLSDPATQAQWRMDLDRDFGEEDLQELEKIPVKRRVFGLAVAGLWDRVPKETWQAWVNKIDGLPQPFPPPGIEDCQTPNDRIHFLADCLNVSSQSVRMHYERMENKIRSLRWFDSFRSP is encoded by the coding sequence ATGAGTGCGGGGAAACAAGGGATCCCTCACGAAGAGAATGAGATCAATCAATGGGCACGGCTGGCGAAAGACGGCACGCCGGAGGAGAGAGAAGAGGCATGGCGAAAACTGGACTCCGCTATTCGTAAACTTGTGTATGATATTGCGGCCAAGTATGCACTGAGTCCTCAAGAGCTTTCTGAATTAGCGGACGAAGCGCCTACAGCAGTTTACACGCGATTCAACTCCTTCGACCCAGTGCGAGGCAATTTCCGCGCATGGTGCTACCAGGTGTTGGATCGTTGGTTGATTGATGAACACCGCAAGAAGGGACGTAGACGACGCCGGGAAAGGACAATTTCTGAGGTTTTTGACGCCGAATCTCGGCCAAACGAGGGCATGGCTGAATGTCCAATCGAGGACCATCACCTCTCAGACCCCGCGACGCAGGCACAGTGGCGAATGGACCTCGATCGCGATTTCGGTGAGGAGGATCTACAGGAGCTTGAAAAAATCCCGGTCAAAAGAAGGGTCTTCGGTCTTGCGGTCGCAGGCCTCTGGGACCGTGTGCCGAAGGAGACCTGGCAAGCGTGGGTCAATAAGATCGATGGTTTACCTCAACCCTTTCCTCCTCCCGGGATTGAGGATTGCCAGACACCGAACGATCGCATCCACTTCCTTGCGGATTGCCTCAACGTTAGCTCTCAGAGCGTGAGAATGCACTACGAACGAATGGAAAACAAGATTCGTTCACTTCGCTGGTTCGATTCGTTCCGCTCGCCGTAA
- the hydG gene encoding [FeFe] hydrogenase H-cluster radical SAM maturase HydG, whose translation MTTTANRRLSTSAYDFINEPYLLSLLERRSDPGEVREVIAKSLAKEPLTVEETAVLLGISSPELWEEVFQAARQLKRDVYGNRIVLFAPLYIGSECTNDCLYCAFRRSNREVVRRTLTPEDIEAQVQQLLDRGHKRLILVFGEHPTYSPTFIAECVRRVYAVRRPKANIRRVNINAAPMDHEGFAEIKAAGIGTYQIFQETYHHETYAKVHPRNTRKGDYLWRLDALSRAMEAGCDDVGIGALFGLYDWRFEVLGLVSHAWHLQKHYNVGPHTISFPRLRPAAGVKLDETYRVSDEDFKRLIAVLRLAVPYTGLILTAREPAWLRQEVMEFGVSQIDAGSRIEVGGYTEAGDAQVLEREQFELGDLRPLDEVIRQLLVDGYIPSFCTACYRLGRTGEHFMEFAIPGFIQRFCTPNALTTLMEYLVDYASPETRAAGMKLIESELAKLPDGPRKNALIERLRLIQETDQRDLYF comes from the coding sequence ATGACCACCACCGCCAATCGGCGCTTGAGCACCAGCGCGTACGACTTCATCAACGAACCTTACCTTTTGAGCTTGCTGGAGCGAAGAAGCGACCCCGGCGAGGTCCGCGAGGTCATCGCGAAGAGCCTGGCCAAGGAACCGCTCACGGTGGAGGAAACCGCCGTACTGCTTGGTATTTCATCGCCGGAGCTTTGGGAAGAGGTTTTCCAGGCGGCTCGGCAACTCAAGCGCGATGTTTACGGCAACCGCATTGTTTTGTTCGCCCCGCTGTACATCGGCAGCGAGTGCACGAATGACTGCCTGTATTGCGCATTCCGCCGCTCCAACCGGGAAGTTGTGCGCCGCACCCTCACGCCAGAGGACATTGAGGCGCAGGTCCAGCAGCTGCTTGATCGCGGCCATAAACGGCTGATTCTCGTCTTCGGCGAGCACCCCACCTACTCCCCCACATTCATCGCCGAATGTGTGCGGAGGGTGTACGCGGTGCGACGGCCAAAGGCCAACATCCGCCGCGTCAATATCAATGCCGCTCCCATGGATCATGAAGGATTCGCGGAAATCAAAGCCGCGGGGATCGGGACGTATCAAATCTTCCAGGAAACGTATCATCACGAGACCTACGCCAAGGTCCATCCCCGCAACACCCGCAAGGGAGATTATCTCTGGCGACTCGATGCGCTCAGCCGGGCGATGGAAGCCGGTTGCGACGACGTGGGGATCGGGGCGCTGTTCGGACTGTATGACTGGCGGTTCGAGGTCCTCGGCCTGGTGAGCCATGCCTGGCACCTCCAGAAGCACTATAATGTCGGGCCACACACGATCAGTTTCCCCCGTTTACGTCCCGCGGCGGGTGTCAAGCTCGATGAAACCTATCGGGTCTCCGACGAAGACTTCAAACGTCTCATCGCCGTCCTGCGATTGGCGGTGCCCTACACGGGCTTGATTCTCACGGCGAGGGAACCGGCCTGGCTGCGGCAGGAGGTTATGGAATTCGGTGTCTCCCAGATCGACGCGGGAAGCCGCATCGAAGTTGGCGGCTATACTGAGGCAGGTGACGCCCAGGTGCTGGAGCGTGAGCAATTCGAATTGGGCGATCTCCGTCCGCTGGATGAAGTGATCCGCCAACTGCTGGTGGATGGCTATATCCCCAGTTTTTGCACGGCCTGCTATCGACTGGGGCGAACGGGGGAACATTTCATGGAGTTTGCCATTCCGGGCTTCATCCAGCGCTTCTGTACACCGAATGCGCTCACCACGTTGATGGAATATCTTGTGGACTATGCCAGCCCGGAGACGCGTGCAGCCGGCATGAAACTCATCGAAAGCGAACTGGCAAAGCTTCCCGACGGTCCGCGAAAAAACGCCCTCATTGAACGGCTGCGTCTGATCCAGGAAACAGATCAAAGGGACCTCTACTTCTGA
- a CDS encoding efflux RND transporter permease subunit, translating to MLSRFFLDRPVFAWVIAIMIMVLGGLAIYHLPISQYPDIAPPTIRITAFYPGGSAETVENSVTQIIEQKMTGLDDMIYFSATSDSAGSCNIELTFAPGTDPDLAWAKVQNKLQLAMASLPEMVQRMGITVRKATRNYLLIASIISQDGRLRDIDLRDYAQSNLEKVLARVPGVGEVEVFGSQYAMRIWVNPDKLTAYQLTMEDVIRAVRAYNVEVSAGQFGGAPAVPGQRLNASIVVQNLLQTPEEFASIPIVVQPDGAIVRIRDVARVEIGTDSYATSIKYNGMPSAGLAVRLEPGANALDTADRVKKRLAELSQYFPPGVKVVYPYDTTPFIRVAIYEVVKTLFEAVGLVFLVMLLFLGNLRATLIPTIAVPVVLLGTFAVLGAMGFSINMLTMFAMVLAIGLLVDDAIVVVENVERIMSEEGLPPREATIKSMEQITSALIGIGLVLSAVFGPMAFFPGSTGIIYRQFSVTIISAMLLSVVVALILTPVLCASLLKPVPKGHEPGENAIWFLRWFFVGFDRIFFSIRDLYVKVVHHSIRNKLPYLVGYVLILILIADLFLRVPTGFLPQEDQGVLMAQITLPTGSTLEQTQAVADKVQEYFLEKEAEGVASCMTIVGSGFSGRAQNNGMVYIMLKDWHQRERKDLRAKAIADRAMAALSQIREANIYVFPPPAIRELGNATGFDFQLIDMGGIGHEALMAARNQLLAMAARHPALQRVRPNGMEDVPEYRVDIDWERAGVLGVPISTIHTTISAAFGGAYINDFIQGGRVKRVYVQADAPYRMLPEDLERLYVRNQEGKMVPFDSFATTRWTSGSPRLERYNGFPSMNIWGEPAPGHSSGEAMKAMEELMTKLPPGVGFDWTGISYQERMATTQAPILYAFSVLVIFLCVAALYESWTIPFVNMLMLPLGVFGALTATYLRGLPNDVYFQIGFLTTMGLSTKNAILIIQFIKDQLSRGQPLVEATLAATRIRFRPVVMTSLAFFFGTLPLALATGAGAGAMNAIGTAVTGGMLSATFIDLIFIPMFFVLISQLFGRKKHREQQPGTTTIAESQVADSGA from the coding sequence GTGTTATCCCGATTTTTTCTCGATCGACCCGTTTTTGCCTGGGTGATCGCGATCATGATTATGGTTCTCGGTGGGCTGGCGATCTATCATCTGCCCATCTCGCAGTATCCGGATATCGCACCGCCGACGATCCGTATCACGGCCTTTTATCCAGGCGGGTCAGCCGAAACTGTCGAAAACAGCGTGACCCAGATCATCGAGCAGAAGATGACGGGGCTCGATGACATGATCTATTTTTCCGCCACCAGCGACTCGGCGGGTTCCTGCAATATCGAGTTGACGTTCGCTCCAGGGACAGACCCTGATCTCGCCTGGGCCAAAGTCCAGAATAAGCTGCAACTGGCCATGGCCAGCCTGCCGGAGATGGTTCAGCGCATGGGGATCACGGTCCGCAAGGCGACGCGGAACTATCTCCTGATCGCCAGTATCATCAGTCAAGATGGGCGCCTGAGGGATATCGACCTCCGGGACTATGCTCAGTCCAACCTCGAAAAAGTCCTGGCGCGTGTGCCGGGTGTTGGCGAAGTCGAGGTCTTCGGCAGCCAGTACGCGATGCGGATCTGGGTGAATCCAGACAAACTGACCGCGTACCAGTTGACCATGGAAGATGTGATCCGGGCCGTCCGGGCCTACAACGTGGAAGTTTCGGCCGGTCAATTCGGTGGAGCGCCTGCCGTTCCTGGCCAGAGGCTCAATGCCAGCATCGTCGTTCAAAATCTGCTGCAAACGCCCGAGGAATTTGCCAGTATCCCGATCGTTGTTCAGCCGGACGGTGCTATCGTCCGTATTCGGGACGTTGCGCGGGTTGAAATCGGAACGGACTCCTACGCGACCAGTATCAAGTATAACGGGATGCCGTCGGCTGGGTTGGCCGTGCGACTGGAACCGGGGGCCAATGCCCTCGACACCGCCGACCGCGTCAAGAAACGTCTGGCCGAATTGAGTCAGTACTTTCCCCCAGGGGTCAAAGTGGTCTATCCCTACGACACAACCCCGTTCATTCGTGTTGCCATTTATGAAGTCGTGAAGACACTTTTCGAAGCCGTTGGCCTGGTCTTTCTGGTGATGCTGCTATTCCTGGGTAACCTGCGGGCAACGCTCATTCCAACAATCGCGGTACCGGTCGTCCTCCTGGGGACGTTTGCGGTCTTGGGGGCCATGGGCTTTTCGATCAATATGCTCACGATGTTCGCCATGGTGCTAGCGATTGGACTTCTGGTGGACGACGCCATCGTCGTTGTTGAAAACGTGGAACGGATCATGAGCGAAGAAGGCCTTCCCCCACGCGAGGCCACCATCAAATCCATGGAACAGATCACAAGTGCCCTGATCGGGATCGGTCTGGTCCTCTCCGCTGTTTTTGGCCCGATGGCGTTTTTCCCAGGATCGACGGGCATCATTTACCGTCAGTTTTCCGTGACCATCATTTCCGCCATGCTGCTTTCTGTGGTGGTGGCCCTGATCCTGACGCCGGTCCTCTGTGCGTCGCTTCTGAAACCTGTTCCTAAGGGACATGAACCAGGCGAAAACGCGATCTGGTTTCTGCGATGGTTCTTTGTCGGATTCGACCGGATCTTTTTCTCAATTCGCGATCTCTACGTGAAGGTTGTCCATCATTCCATCCGAAATAAACTGCCTTATCTGGTGGGTTACGTATTGATTCTGATCCTCATTGCCGATCTCTTTCTTCGTGTTCCCACAGGATTTCTCCCTCAGGAAGACCAGGGTGTTTTGATGGCCCAGATCACCTTGCCCACCGGTTCAACCCTGGAACAGACCCAGGCTGTGGCAGACAAAGTCCAGGAATATTTTCTGGAGAAAGAGGCGGAGGGAGTGGCCTCCTGCATGACGATCGTGGGCAGTGGTTTTTCGGGACGTGCCCAGAACAACGGTATGGTTTATATCATGCTCAAAGATTGGCATCAGCGAGAACGGAAGGACCTGCGGGCAAAAGCGATCGCGGACCGAGCCATGGCCGCCCTTTCCCAGATTCGTGAGGCCAACATCTATGTCTTTCCACCGCCGGCCATCCGAGAGCTGGGTAATGCGACAGGCTTCGATTTTCAACTGATCGACATGGGAGGAATTGGGCATGAGGCCCTGATGGCTGCCCGCAATCAGTTGCTTGCAATGGCAGCGCGTCATCCGGCGCTGCAGCGCGTTCGACCTAACGGCATGGAGGATGTTCCCGAATACCGTGTCGATATCGATTGGGAGCGTGCCGGCGTGCTCGGTGTTCCTATCAGTACCATCCACACGACAATCTCGGCGGCATTCGGTGGGGCTTATATCAACGACTTTATTCAGGGAGGCCGTGTCAAACGAGTTTATGTTCAAGCGGACGCACCCTATCGCATGCTGCCGGAGGATTTGGAGCGGCTCTACGTCCGCAATCAAGAGGGGAAAATGGTCCCCTTCGACTCCTTCGCCACCACGCGATGGACAAGCGGTTCTCCGCGGTTGGAGCGATACAATGGCTTTCCTTCCATGAATATCTGGGGGGAACCAGCCCCCGGCCATAGTTCCGGGGAGGCCATGAAGGCCATGGAAGAACTGATGACCAAACTGCCGCCGGGCGTGGGCTTCGATTGGACGGGGATTTCCTATCAGGAACGGATGGCGACAACCCAGGCGCCGATCCTCTACGCCTTTTCGGTCCTGGTGATCTTCCTCTGTGTGGCGGCGCTCTATGAGAGCTGGACGATTCCCTTCGTCAACATGTTGATGTTGCCTCTGGGGGTCTTCGGTGCGTTGACAGCGACCTACCTTCGCGGTCTACCCAACGACGTGTATTTCCAGATCGGCTTCCTCACCACGATGGGACTTTCCACCAAAAACGCGATCCTCATCATTCAGTTCATCAAAGACCAGTTGAGCCGCGGACAACCGCTTGTTGAAGCCACGCTGGCTGCCACACGGATTCGCTTTCGCCCGGTGGTCATGACGTCGCTGGCCTTCTTCTTCGGGACACTCCCACTGGCTTTGGCCACCGGAGCCGGGGCCGGGGCCATGAACGCCATCGGCACGGCGGTGACGGGCGGCATGCTTTCAGCCACCTTCATCGATCTTATCTTTATTCCCATGTTCTTCGTGCTGATTTCGCAACTCTTTGGCAGAAAGAAGCACCGGGAACAGCAACCCGGGACAACAACCATCGCGGAATCCCAGGTGGCCGACTCAGGTGCGTGA
- the hydE gene encoding [FeFe] hydrogenase H-cluster radical SAM maturase HydE — MPLSIETSLNREQLIGWLREENPARLAQLWQWADHLRQIHVGGEVHLRGLIEISNYCVRLCAYCGLRAPNTELVRYRMSFDEILACARKAAALGYGTVVLQSGEDPGLTTQFITEVIQAIKQELGLAITLSLGEREEDELWTWRQAGADRYLLRFETSQPELYARYHPPRPGKTSDRIALLRRLREMGYEVGSGVMIGLPGQTYGDLADDLLLFRELDLDMIGVGPYIAHPRTPLADPAFCRVVPAEEQVPASELMTYKVIALSRILCPRANIPSTTALATLNRKNGRELGLVRGANVVMPNLTPPHYRIHYEIYPNKACIQETAEACHTCLRARIESIGRHVGQGPGASPNYRWRTGMQVETPSADQAVAPSVINDRPASGRSFHGAEEGQHREE, encoded by the coding sequence ATGCCGCTTTCAATCGAAACATCACTTAATCGCGAACAATTGATTGGATGGCTTCGGGAGGAGAATCCTGCCCGGCTCGCCCAGCTCTGGCAATGGGCCGACCACCTCCGCCAGATTCATGTTGGGGGCGAGGTCCACCTCCGCGGACTGATCGAGATTTCCAATTATTGCGTGCGGCTGTGCGCCTACTGTGGCCTGCGGGCGCCCAACACGGAACTGGTGCGTTACCGGATGTCCTTCGACGAAATCCTCGCCTGTGCCCGGAAAGCGGCGGCTCTTGGCTACGGCACCGTCGTGCTGCAATCGGGCGAAGACCCCGGACTAACCACACAATTCATCACCGAAGTGATTCAGGCCATCAAACAGGAGCTTGGACTGGCAATCACGTTGAGTCTTGGCGAACGCGAGGAGGACGAGCTTTGGACGTGGCGGCAGGCCGGGGCAGATCGCTATCTCCTCCGCTTTGAGACTTCGCAGCCCGAGTTGTACGCCCGCTATCATCCCCCGCGACCGGGGAAAACCAGCGATCGCATCGCACTGTTACGGCGGCTTAGGGAGATGGGTTATGAAGTGGGTAGCGGCGTGATGATTGGACTGCCGGGCCAAACCTACGGCGATCTGGCTGATGATCTTCTGCTCTTCCGCGAGCTCGATTTGGATATGATCGGCGTCGGGCCGTACATCGCCCATCCCAGAACGCCCCTTGCCGATCCGGCATTCTGCCGAGTTGTTCCCGCGGAAGAGCAGGTCCCCGCCAGCGAATTGATGACCTACAAGGTCATCGCGCTGTCTCGAATCTTGTGTCCTCGGGCGAACATCCCCAGCACCACGGCCCTGGCCACACTCAATCGGAAGAACGGTCGGGAGCTGGGGCTGGTTCGTGGGGCGAATGTTGTCATGCCCAATTTAACGCCGCCGCACTACCGCATCCATTACGAAATTTATCCCAACAAGGCCTGCATTCAGGAGACCGCCGAAGCCTGCCATACGTGTCTGCGAGCGCGGATTGAGTCAATCGGCCGTCACGTGGGTCAGGGCCCCGGCGCATCCCCGAATTATCGATGGCGAACCGGCATGCAGGTTGAAACGCCTTCCGCGGACCAAGCGGTTGCACCGTCCGTCATCAACGACCGGCCAGCATCCGGGCGTTCATTCCACGGTGCGGAAGAAGGCCAACATCGCGAGGAGTGA
- a CDS encoding DUF1559 domain-containing protein, which translates to MKTLGKPRGFTLVELLVVIAIIGLLIALLLPAVQAAREAARRMSCTNNLKQIVLALHNFHDSRREFPVGSPKKVCKGYEQIPDWQYRWGPLAMLTPYMEQYNIYQRLNLDVPLYGHTGVYNGPGVGVHPDNVEPVKQDVSFFYCPSDRRRRVQPEFGATNYLGNWGRGAPTSSGTAIFDGDGLFLQDRATNFADFTDGTSNTAAFSETVLTDESISYSGGVVLTPQNKDQVIVGESSRSDPFLTVEWCTRYGQPVASQPSRGLRWVDGFVLYGAYYHWWEPNSRIPDCAKWSPLRSLWQMARSRHPGGVNVAMVDGSVRFVSQTIDLETWRALGSRDGGETPGQF; encoded by the coding sequence ATGAAAACCTTGGGAAAACCTCGTGGCTTTACACTGGTTGAGCTGCTGGTTGTGATTGCGATCATCGGCCTTTTGATTGCCCTGCTTCTGCCGGCCGTGCAGGCCGCTCGAGAGGCTGCCCGACGAATGAGCTGCACGAACAATCTTAAGCAAATCGTGCTCGCGCTCCATAATTTTCACGACAGTCGGCGGGAGTTCCCCGTTGGATCTCCCAAAAAGGTTTGCAAGGGGTATGAGCAGATTCCCGATTGGCAGTACCGCTGGGGGCCGCTCGCCATGCTCACGCCCTACATGGAACAGTACAACATCTATCAGCGGCTGAACCTCGATGTGCCGCTCTACGGTCACACGGGCGTGTACAATGGGCCGGGCGTGGGCGTCCATCCCGACAACGTGGAGCCCGTCAAGCAGGACGTCAGCTTCTTCTACTGCCCCAGCGACCGCCGACGTCGTGTCCAGCCGGAGTTTGGAGCCACCAACTATCTGGGCAATTGGGGCCGGGGAGCTCCCACCAGTTCCGGTACCGCCATCTTTGACGGGGATGGTCTATTCTTGCAGGATCGGGCAACCAATTTTGCCGACTTCACCGACGGTACCAGCAACACCGCGGCGTTCTCCGAAACGGTTCTCACCGACGAGAGCATCTCCTATTCCGGTGGAGTGGTTCTCACACCACAGAATAAGGACCAGGTCATTGTGGGAGAATCCAGCAGAAGTGATCCATTCCTGACTGTGGAATGGTGCACGCGATACGGTCAGCCGGTGGCGTCACAGCCCAGCCGAGGACTTCGCTGGGTGGACGGGTTCGTCCTCTATGGTGCGTATTACCATTGGTGGGAGCCGAACTCGCGGATTCCCGACTGCGCGAAATGGTCGCCCCTCCGTTCTCTCTGGCAGATGGCCCGGAGTCGCCATCCCGGTGGCGTTAATGTGGCCATGGTGGATGGCTCCGTTCGCTTCGTGAGTCAGACCATCGATTTGGAAACGTGGCGGGCATTGGGCTCCCGAGACGGCGGAGAAACCCCCGGCCAGTTCTGA